The Setaria viridis chromosome 6, Setaria_viridis_v4.0, whole genome shotgun sequence genome includes the window TCGCAGAAGGTCATCTCATTCACAAACCGGACAGACAATAAAAGATAAAATGGAATAAAAGTCACTTCACTGTGAACTTTGGCACTAAGAATTTATGACTTTAGCTCCAAGCTTCATTGGCCCTGCCATTgcattttccttctccttttgttCCCAAGTGACATAAAAAGGCAACAACATAGAACAAGGTAGCAGGGTTTCTCAGATCATACATTGCGAGCACTACAAGTAACACAAAGAAAATGGTTAGCTCCAAGTTAAGCTTCCAACTCCAAAATCTGAAGGAGGGAGTGGAACGAGAGGTCCACCTGGGAGTGGTcatggaggagggagaggagagcgTGTCAGATTGTCTGCTCCCTACGTGAGCCCACGCCTAGGATCTTCCTCCGTTCATTTTCTCCATTCGTGGTTGCAGTCTCCACAGATCTACAAGAAAAGGTGTCACGTgtgagaggagagaagaaaccCTAGTGGGGGCCAAGGAGAtgtgggtggaggaggaggtggcagtgGAGTCAATGGTGCAGGAGAAGCTGGGGACGCGACATTGAAGGGGGAGATCagcaggtggcggtggcgcacTCTTGCTCGTGCGAGCCGAGCGGAGCGAGAGGAGGGATGGGGAAATGGGGAGCGTTGCATGGTCTCCGTAGGTCGGGCATGTTTCCGCGGGGAATTTAGGCTCGCTCAGGTTGGTGTCCCCCATGTAGCAAGCTTCTAAAGGCGCCGATTCGGTGGCCCGTGGAAACAATCCATGCGGGTTTCCTCCGCAAGGGAAAGGTTGGGAACCCTGCGGGGAAGCAGGCTGCCAAACTAGCCCTCAGGGTCCGAGAGCCCTCCAATCCTAGGCACTTCAATAGATTAATCCATAAGTTTTTTGATACTTTCCCTCACAAGAAACGGAAGTGTCGACTAAGCTGTCATCAGACACTGCTACCAATCTAATCTAAGCCGTCCCTGCTCTAGGAGtccaacacacacaaaaaaaatagtactactccctccatttctaATAGTTTGCCATCATTGACATTTGAACATAATGCTTTGACCATTCGCctatatataaatattattttttgaCTTGTTTTATCCAAGATACTTTAAGCATAATTAGAATGTTTGTATATTTGTAttagattttttaaaaataaaatgaacGGTCAACCATTATGAAAAGAAATATTTAAGAACTGATGGAGTACTAACCATGACGATTAAAACGAATGGGCACCAAAAATGAGACCCCAAACAAGTAGAACAAAACGAACGACCATCTATATACATATATCCACAATTGAACAAACAAACCAACATATTGTGGTTATAACTTGGGCCTATGACAGTCAGTGGTGTAGATCTTTCATGGGTTAAATTATTTTCTACATTATTATAATAAACAGCTCTCTTGCATGCTTgctttatgaaaaaaataaaagatattTCAAAGAATAACGTGGCAACTCATAGGACCTTTAACTCATATAAATATTAAGGTAATAGATAGCTCCTGTAGTCGTGTTTACAAATCAAGGGTCTGGTCACGCATTTTAGATATAAGTAACCTAATTTGTATTTTCCATCATTTTCATGACCTGCATATATATTCCTCCGTTGTGATTTCCGGAAACTGAAAGCAAAAGCTGTTTAGCGTTGCATTGGTTTCTGTTTGCTTTCACCCAACCGGTAATTAACCAACGGAACTGCTAAATAAACGAGTTAAGGCTCAAGGGTAACAAAAGCGAGCTAAAACGTGACTATACTTGGCAGCAGCGCGTTAGCTCGCTCCAAACGGCTTTAACCAACCGTGCAAGTACGCAACTACTCCCCTCCCTATATATCACCCCTGCATCCCTCCCATTTCCATCCATCTCACAAATCACAACGCGCACCCGAGGACCGTAGCAAATGGGATCCCTCTGCGACATGAACGACGGCGCGTCGACGGAGCGTGCCTTCGAGGCGGAGCCCCTGCCGACGCTGTCGGAGACGATCACCGTGCGGTCCATCGCGGTGAGCCTCGTCCTCGGGACGGTCGTCAGCGTCGTCGCCATGAAGCTGAACCTCACCTCGGAGTTCCTCCCGTCGCTCAGcatccccgccggcctcctggGGTTCTTCGTCGCCAGGGCTTGGATACGTGTCAACGACGTCTTTGGCGTGCCGCACCTCCCCTTCACCCGCCAGGAGAACACCGTCATCCAGACGTGCGTCGTCGCCTGCTCCGGCATCGCGTACAGTACGTGTCTTGGCGTGCTGAACAACATTTGAACCGAATTATTAACTACTATTGCTGTAACAAGCACCCGATCGATTTTATTGGTACTTCTTATGATTGTTGCTACGTTTGTAAATTTTATTTAGGTGGATTTGGCACTTACATTCTTGGGATGAGCCGGAAATGGGACAACGGACATGTTGGGAGCGACCAGAAGAACGTTGAAGAGCCCAATATCGGGCGGCTCAtggccttcctcttcctcatcaacTTTGCCGGCCTGTTCATGATCGTGCCGCTGAGGGAGCTGATGATCATCCGGCATCGGCTAACGTACCCGAGTGGCACCGCTACGGCTCACCTCATCAACAGCTTCCACACTCCTCATGTCGCCAGGCAAGTTAGGTAAGCAAACTCTGTGAATTATGGTCGGGATGATCATTTGCTCGTCTGCATAAGTGCATATAACCACTGTTTCAATGGAACGATAATAATAAGTTTGCATTTGGTTCTGAACACAGGCAGCAGGTGTTCACGTTGTTCAAATCATTGGGAGCCACCGTCCTGTGGCCTCTTTTCCAGTGGTTCTTCGCCGGCGGGAAGGACTGCGGCTTCCAAGTCTTCCCAACATTCGGCATGACCGCATATCGCCGGGGGTAAGCGAGATGCTTAAGATATACAGTAATAGTTTCCTTAATTTGTTTTGGCGATTGTAATAAAAATGCTGATGATCCATGATGCCAACATACATATCAGGTTCTACTTCGACTTCTCGACGACCAACGTCGGCGTCGGCATGCTCTGCCCGCCGATGATCACTGTCTCGATGCTCGCCGGCTCGATCCTCTCGTGGGGCATCCTGTGGCCGTGCATTGAGACCAAGGAGGGGCAGTGGTACCCGGAGAACCTGGAACCCAGCAGTCTCAGCGGCATCACGGGCTACAAGGTGCTCATCGGCGTGTCCATGATCCTCGCCGACAGCCTCTTCACCTTCATCACGGCGCTGGTCCGGACCCTCTACCTTCTGTTGAAGCGGCGGTCCCGTGTGCAGACGGCGACGctcgccggcccgccgccgggccGGTGCCTGTGCGCCACCGAGCGGACCATGAAGAGCTTCGACGACCGGCGGCGGACGCAGGTGTTCCTCCGGGACATGAtccccggcggcgtcgccgtcgcggcctaCGCCGCCCTGGCCGCTGTCTCCACCGCCGGCGTCCCGCGCCTGTACCCGCAGCTAAGGTACCACCACGTCGCGCTCGCGTACCTCGTCACTCCGGCTCTCGCCTTCTGCAACGCGTACGGCGCCGGCATCACGGACATGAACCTGTCGACCACCTACGGCAAGGTCGCCCTGCTGGTGGTCGGCTCGTGCGTCGgcgccgagcgcggcggcgtcgtggcgggGCTCGTCGCGTGCGggatcgtcgccgccgccgtctccggcgCATCAGAGCTCGCGCAGGACCTCAAGACGGGGTATCTGACACTGACCTCGCCCCGCGTCGTGCTGGTGGGCCAGGTCGTCGGCACGGCGCTCGGGTGCGTGGTGAACCCGGTCGTCTTCTGGGTGTTCTACAGGGTGTACGACATGGGCGTCCTAGACCtggacgacgccgacgcgccCTACGCCGAGGTGTACCGGGGCATCGTCGTGCTCAGCGCCGGCAGCCGGCACGGGCTGCCGCGGCACAGCCTTCTCCTGTGCGGGCTCTTCTtcgcgctggcgctggcgctgagcgcggcgcgggaggctgccgagcggaggcggtggcgcgccCTGGCCTACATCCCGAGCACCGTCGGCGTGGCCGTGGCGTTCTTCGCGCCACCCAAAATGCCCGTCGGCATGGCCGTGGGGAGCCTGGCGCTGTGCCTGTGGAAGCGCGCCGACCGCAGTGGCGCGCGGATgctgtcggcggcggtggcgtcggggcTCATATGCGGGGACGGCCTCGGGTCGACGGTGCCGTCCATGCTCACGTTCTTCAAGGCGCAGGCACCGATCTGCATCAAGTTCTTCTCCCAACCTGTGAACGCCGAGTTGGATGCTTACCTCGCAGCACATCCCATGTCGAAGTCGTAATTGTACAAGAGCTCATTTGGAGCATGCCATTTCTGCAGAATATTAGGAGGGAATGCAACATGAATATACCAAAAGATTTGCAAGATAATTTATCACGTTTACTTCTGACCCAAAGTGCAATTCCCTATTCTTCTCAAAAAGCAATTGCCGTCACCTTCAGTGCACTTGCGTCGTGCCAGCGTACCACTCGCCAAGCAAGCGCACTTTGCTGATGGCGTCCGGGTTTGGTCTTTTGGCGTCATCAAGCATTGCATCTAGGGCCGGACGCCGAGCATGAAACTCTCAAGCTGGCTCGGCTCATTCGTGGTTCGGCTCAGCTCGGTGAATTTTTTAACGAACCGAGCAGATATTTTTACTCGTTTTGTTAATGAGCTGACTTGAGCCAGCTCGCGAGCCAAACGACTAAAAGGGTAAAAGTACAACATAGAAAGCTGAGCTGTTAAAGTCGAGCCGAGCCATCAAAGTCAAGCTGAGCCGGCCATATGCTCCATACATGGtggattttataattaatttaggGTATTATAATAACTATTTTTTATATGTCATATATATTGAGATGGTAATCATAAATTTGCACTCATTAGGCTAACGTGCCAAACCGTCCAGCCCTAATGGCATCAC containing:
- the LOC117861770 gene encoding probable metal-nicotianamine transporter YSL17: MGSLCDMNDGASTERAFEAEPLPTLSETITVRSIAVSLVLGTVVSVVAMKLNLTSEFLPSLSIPAGLLGFFVARAWIRVNDVFGVPHLPFTRQENTVIQTCVVACSGIAYSGFGTYILGMSRKWDNGHVGSDQKNVEEPNIGRLMAFLFLINFAGLFMIVPLRELMIIRHRLTYPSGTATAHLINSFHTPHVARQVRQQVFTLFKSLGATVLWPLFQWFFAGGKDCGFQVFPTFGMTAYRRGFYFDFSTTNVGVGMLCPPMITVSMLAGSILSWGILWPCIETKEGQWYPENLEPSSLSGITGYKVLIGVSMILADSLFTFITALVRTLYLLLKRRSRVQTATLAGPPPGRCLCATERTMKSFDDRRRTQVFLRDMIPGGVAVAAYAALAAVSTAGVPRLYPQLRYHHVALAYLVTPALAFCNAYGAGITDMNLSTTYGKVALLVVGSCVGAERGGVVAGLVACGIVAAAVSGASELAQDLKTGYLTLTSPRVVLVGQVVGTALGCVVNPVVFWVFYRVYDMGVLDLDDADAPYAEVYRGIVVLSAGSRHGLPRHSLLLCGLFFALALALSAAREAAERRRWRALAYIPSTVGVAVAFFAPPKMPVGMAVGSLALCLWKRADRSGARMLSAAVASGLICGDGLGSTVPSMLTFFKAQAPICIKFFSQPVNAELDAYLAAHPMSKS